The following proteins are encoded in a genomic region of Rhizobium sp. ZPR4:
- a CDS encoding MurR/RpiR family transcriptional regulator: protein MTEQAPDQLTLNERIDAALPSMSPAEQKMASYFRSQKQAVLLNSAAEISAKVGASDATVVRTARSLGFDGLADLREAILADLTAAGPEGRLSRTLEDLGATSEGALGLVLRAHRESLEVMSSVAFSEAFARTVQALFSARHRFVFGIGPSGNVAEYAALQFNRLGLSTTALSDSGIGLADRLISVEKGDAILMIAHAPVYREVSVVLDYAEAHEVPVLLVGDSLYPHVSRQVAEVLPISRGRADHLAMHGTTIVLIEAMIVALAAEDKASALSSLAKFGALRGAIDKHWLKRGVKK from the coding sequence ATGACCGAACAAGCCCCCGATCAATTGACGCTGAACGAACGGATTGATGCCGCACTTCCGTCGATGTCGCCTGCCGAGCAGAAGATGGCCTCGTATTTTCGAAGCCAGAAGCAAGCGGTCCTTTTGAATTCCGCAGCTGAAATTTCGGCTAAGGTCGGGGCGAGTGACGCCACCGTTGTTCGCACCGCGAGAAGTTTGGGCTTTGACGGTCTTGCGGATTTGCGCGAGGCAATCCTTGCCGATCTGACCGCGGCCGGCCCTGAGGGCCGTCTCAGCCGCACGTTGGAAGACCTTGGGGCAACTTCCGAAGGTGCCTTGGGTCTTGTGCTGCGAGCTCATCGCGAAAGCCTTGAGGTCATGTCGTCTGTCGCGTTTTCCGAGGCCTTTGCACGGACGGTTCAGGCCCTCTTTTCCGCTCGGCACAGGTTCGTGTTCGGCATCGGCCCTTCTGGAAACGTCGCCGAATATGCGGCGCTGCAGTTCAATCGGCTCGGCCTTTCGACAACGGCTCTGTCCGACAGCGGCATCGGCCTGGCTGACCGGTTGATTTCGGTTGAGAAGGGTGATGCCATCCTGATGATCGCCCATGCACCCGTCTACCGAGAGGTTTCGGTTGTGCTTGATTATGCCGAGGCCCACGAAGTGCCGGTCCTACTGGTCGGCGACAGTCTTTACCCTCATGTCAGCCGCCAGGTCGCTGAAGTCCTGCCGATATCGCGGGGGCGGGCGGACCACCTTGCCATGCACGGTACGACGATCGTTCTGATCGAGGCCATGATTGTGGCGCTTGCCGCGGAAGATAAAGCTTCAGCCCTTTCATCGCTTGCAAAATTCGGCGCCTTGCGCGGCGCCATCGACAAACACTGGCTGAAACGCGGTGTGAAGAAGTGA
- a CDS encoding winged helix-turn-helix domain-containing protein — protein sequence MSKILVVEDDLGTASEIEAALVDHGCTVTQSVDGRDGLVKAISGTFDAIVLDRMLPGTLDGLGMLAALRAASVQTPVLILSALSAVDERVRGLKAGGDDYLTKPFEALELTARLDVLMRRRTNTAQETVLKVGDLEINLLTHTASRAGNIIDLLPREYQLLEYLARHSGQIVTRTMMFEEVWHYRYGEATNVIDVHISKLRKKLDLPGLTPLIRTLRGSGYILDAAN from the coding sequence GTGTCGAAGATACTCGTGGTCGAGGATGATCTGGGGACGGCGTCGGAAATCGAGGCGGCACTTGTGGACCACGGCTGCACCGTTACACAGTCGGTCGACGGTCGGGATGGACTGGTCAAGGCGATTTCCGGCACATTTGATGCCATCGTGCTCGATCGCATGCTGCCCGGCACGCTTGACGGGCTCGGAATGCTGGCTGCCTTACGGGCCGCGTCCGTGCAGACCCCGGTCCTGATTTTGAGTGCGCTTTCAGCGGTCGACGAAAGGGTACGCGGTCTCAAGGCCGGCGGCGACGACTATCTGACGAAGCCGTTTGAAGCGCTCGAGCTGACGGCGCGGCTGGATGTCCTCATGCGCCGCCGAACCAACACGGCTCAGGAGACGGTTCTCAAAGTCGGCGATCTTGAAATCAATCTCCTGACACATACCGCCAGCCGGGCTGGCAACATCATCGATCTCCTGCCGCGGGAGTATCAGTTGCTTGAATATCTCGCCCGGCACTCCGGTCAGATCGTTACACGCACGATGATGTTCGAAGAAGTCTGGCACTACCGCTACGGCGAGGCGACGAACGTCATCGACGTCCATATCAGCAAACTTCGCAAGAAGCTGGATCTGCCTGGCCTTACGCCCCTGATCCGAACGCTTCGTGGCTCAGGCTATATTCTCGATGCGGCCAATTGA
- a CDS encoding efflux RND transporter periplasmic adaptor subunit translates to MDRSRAGSNSSARPFYLLGIGALAVAGAVAGYLVYWPGPGLSKTKASASERAPVPVQTATAAIKDLPVVRSGLGVVSSLTAVDVKVRVDGQLQHIAFAEGQDVKAGDILATIDPRPYAAAVAQAQADYDKELAQLDQAKIDEARAQKLTTTGSGTTQAAQTAAAQVKVMDATAASGKAALDTAKLNLEFATVTAPITGRVGLRQQQEGGILRTTDATGVVTVTQMRPISVEFTLTQDDLPDLVAGQAKGQLTVSAYSRDGAKHLADGKLSAIDSQVDSSTGMVKLKAVFANEDLSLWPGELVTANITLRTDPNSTVVPSSAIQNGQTGPYVFVVKPGNKVSTASVTAGIAYSGLTAVMQGVSSGEIVVTSGQSRLADGTVVSTQGPDDKKLAAGGEGAVQ, encoded by the coding sequence GTGGATCGTTCCCGTGCAGGGTCAAACAGTTCAGCTAGGCCATTTTACCTTCTGGGAATAGGCGCTTTGGCGGTAGCCGGAGCAGTAGCCGGGTATCTCGTCTATTGGCCGGGGCCCGGTCTTAGCAAAACCAAAGCATCGGCATCCGAACGCGCGCCGGTCCCGGTGCAGACCGCGACGGCAGCAATAAAAGATCTGCCTGTCGTGCGCAGTGGTCTCGGTGTGGTTTCCTCGTTGACCGCCGTAGATGTGAAGGTCCGCGTCGACGGCCAGCTCCAGCATATCGCTTTCGCCGAAGGACAGGATGTCAAGGCTGGAGATATCCTTGCGACGATCGACCCTCGCCCCTACGCGGCGGCGGTGGCACAAGCGCAGGCGGACTACGACAAGGAGCTGGCCCAGCTCGATCAGGCCAAGATCGACGAGGCCCGGGCACAGAAGCTCACGACCACGGGCAGCGGCACGACCCAGGCGGCCCAGACGGCGGCGGCGCAAGTCAAGGTCATGGATGCCACAGCGGCATCGGGAAAGGCGGCGCTCGATACTGCGAAACTCAATCTGGAGTTCGCAACCGTCACGGCTCCGATTACCGGCAGGGTAGGCCTGCGCCAGCAGCAGGAAGGAGGCATCCTGCGTACAACCGATGCGACGGGCGTGGTGACCGTCACGCAGATGCGCCCCATCTCCGTCGAATTCACGCTGACGCAGGATGATCTTCCAGATTTGGTTGCGGGACAGGCAAAGGGCCAGCTGACCGTCTCGGCATATAGCCGCGACGGCGCCAAGCATCTGGCCGACGGAAAACTAAGCGCGATAGACAGCCAGGTGGATTCATCCACCGGCATGGTGAAGCTGAAGGCCGTGTTTGCAAACGAGGACCTGTCGCTTTGGCCCGGAGAGCTGGTAACGGCAAACATAACGCTGCGCACCGATCCGAATTCGACGGTCGTGCCATCATCGGCGATACAGAACGGGCAGACAGGTCCGTATGTCTTCGTCGTAAAGCCGGGCAACAAGGTTTCCACCGCCTCGGTGACCGCCGGCATTGCTTACTCGGGCCTCACTGCAGTCATGCAAGGCGTCTCCAGCGGCGAGATCGTCGTCACCTCCGGTCAGTCCCGGCTTGCCGATGGAACCGTCGTCTCCACGCAAGGCCCTGACGACAAGAAGCTGGCCGCCGGCGGCGAGGGGGCGGTCCAATGA
- a CDS encoding efflux RND transporter permease subunit, with the protein MNLSQIFIQRRVGTCLLAAGLLIVGSIAYGLLPIASLPQVDFPTIQISSSLPGASAETMATSVATPLENQLSTISGVSQMTSTSSSGRTSIALQFDLNRDINAAAQDVQAAISAASGQLPKDLPAAPDFHKSNPAEATILTLALTSDRIPTTELDHYAEDIIAQQVSQMNGVGLVDYHGPQRPAIRIQLDPDKVAARGLTLEDIRSAVGLQTVNQPKGQLAGNGRTIVLDATDQIMDVPAFRSMVIAYKNGSPIRAEDLGTVVSAPEDVNQAAWLQDTRSVMLDVHKMAGSNVLDTIQGIKAKLPQMEAGLPAGIKLSVVADRSGMIQASVDDVKVTILITIGLVVLVIFSFLRNLWATIIPAATIPLSLIGTFAVMYLAGYSLDNLSLMGLTIAVGFVVDDAIVVIENVMRHVEEGKSTLEAAVEGSREVGFTIVSMTVSLVAVFIPILLMSGIVGRLFREFAVTISVAITISGLVSLTVTPMMCAWLIKHDHDKPHGALFRWSEAFFEKCTAGYGRALDVVLRSRIIVLIVAVATMAVTGWLYVSIQKGFIPQQDTGWVQGQAQAATDISFADMSTKMQELAHIVMVDPAVDNVAYWINPSPSASVGQLQINLKPIGTRSPASAVLARLRTATAGLEGLTVGLQVRQDVQIGGRSSASQYQYTLQDPDTAELDKWAAVMTKVLKGLPELQDVISDKQKAATSLTLDIDRSTASRLGVSVSQIDQTLYDAFGQRQIATMYTQVSQYHVVMELAPQFALSPESLSHLYVKSSTSGKLVPLSVLGSLKTGVLPVSINHQGSIPATTISFNLRPGSALSDAVTAIKAAETGAGMPATVIGTFQGTAQAFQDSLRSQPWLILAAIVAVYIVLGVLYESAVHPLTIISTLPSAGLGALLALKLANLDLSIMGMIGIILLIGIVKKNAIMMIDFALVAERTQKLAPQDAIRQACMLRFRPIMMTTLAALFGAVPLALGTGPGSELRVPLGIAIVGGLVVSQALTLFTTPVIYLAFDWLRGHRSKQPSHLQVVLSAKQR; encoded by the coding sequence ATGAACCTTTCACAAATCTTCATCCAACGCAGGGTCGGAACCTGCCTCCTGGCTGCCGGACTTTTGATCGTTGGCTCAATTGCCTATGGCTTGTTGCCTATCGCATCGCTGCCCCAGGTCGATTTTCCCACGATCCAGATTTCAAGCTCTCTTCCCGGCGCTAGCGCCGAGACAATGGCGACATCGGTTGCCACACCGCTGGAAAATCAACTTTCGACGATCTCGGGCGTATCCCAGATGACGTCGACGAGTTCGTCCGGGCGAACTTCGATCGCGCTGCAATTCGATCTCAACAGGGATATCAATGCCGCCGCGCAGGATGTTCAGGCCGCGATCAGTGCCGCCAGCGGTCAATTGCCCAAGGATCTGCCGGCCGCTCCTGACTTCCATAAGAGCAATCCGGCGGAAGCGACGATCCTGACGCTAGCGCTCACATCCGACCGCATTCCGACGACCGAACTCGATCATTATGCCGAAGACATCATCGCACAGCAGGTTTCGCAGATGAATGGCGTGGGCCTGGTGGATTACCATGGTCCCCAGCGACCGGCGATCCGCATCCAGCTCGATCCGGACAAGGTTGCGGCGCGAGGATTGACGCTGGAGGATATTCGAAGCGCCGTCGGCCTTCAGACGGTCAATCAGCCCAAGGGGCAGCTGGCCGGCAACGGACGGACCATCGTTCTCGATGCGACCGACCAGATCATGGACGTCCCGGCGTTTCGTTCGATGGTGATTGCCTATAAGAACGGCTCGCCCATTCGCGCAGAAGATCTCGGGACGGTAGTGTCGGCTCCGGAGGACGTCAACCAGGCGGCCTGGCTGCAGGATACGCGGTCGGTGATGCTGGATGTCCATAAAATGGCTGGTTCAAACGTGCTTGATACCATTCAGGGCATCAAGGCGAAGCTGCCGCAAATGGAGGCAGGGCTGCCGGCCGGCATCAAGCTGTCGGTTGTCGCCGACAGGTCGGGCATGATCCAGGCCTCGGTCGACGACGTCAAGGTGACGATCCTCATCACCATCGGCCTCGTCGTACTGGTGATCTTCAGTTTTCTGCGAAATCTGTGGGCGACGATCATTCCGGCGGCAACCATTCCGCTGTCCTTGATCGGTACTTTTGCCGTCATGTATCTCGCCGGTTACAGCCTCGATAATCTCTCGCTCATGGGATTGACCATCGCCGTCGGGTTTGTCGTCGATGACGCCATCGTGGTCATCGAAAATGTGATGCGACATGTCGAGGAGGGAAAGTCCACTCTCGAGGCCGCTGTCGAGGGATCGCGAGAGGTGGGCTTTACCATCGTTTCGATGACTGTCTCCCTGGTTGCCGTCTTCATTCCCATCCTGTTGATGAGCGGAATTGTCGGTCGCCTTTTCCGTGAGTTTGCCGTTACGATCAGCGTGGCGATCACGATATCGGGGCTCGTTTCGCTGACGGTCACCCCGATGATGTGCGCCTGGTTGATCAAGCATGATCACGACAAGCCGCACGGTGCGCTCTTCCGCTGGTCGGAGGCATTTTTCGAAAAATGCACGGCGGGGTATGGAAGAGCGCTCGATGTCGTCCTTCGCAGCCGCATCATAGTCCTTATCGTTGCGGTCGCCACGATGGCGGTGACGGGCTGGCTTTACGTTTCCATCCAGAAGGGCTTCATCCCGCAACAGGATACCGGATGGGTTCAAGGGCAGGCGCAGGCGGCAACCGACATATCCTTTGCGGACATGTCGACGAAGATGCAGGAACTCGCGCATATCGTCATGGTCGACCCGGCCGTCGACAACGTTGCCTACTGGATCAATCCCAGTCCGTCGGCCAGTGTCGGCCAGCTCCAGATCAATCTGAAGCCGATCGGCACGCGAAGCCCGGCGTCGGCAGTGCTGGCGCGTCTGCGAACTGCGACCGCGGGTTTGGAGGGACTGACGGTCGGCCTGCAGGTTCGCCAGGATGTCCAGATCGGTGGACGGTCTTCCGCGTCGCAGTATCAATACACGCTTCAAGATCCAGATACGGCGGAGCTCGACAAATGGGCGGCGGTGATGACCAAGGTCTTGAAGGGCCTCCCTGAGCTGCAGGATGTGATTTCCGATAAGCAGAAGGCTGCGACCAGCCTCACGCTCGATATAGATCGCTCGACGGCATCCAGGCTCGGTGTCAGCGTTTCCCAGATCGATCAAACGCTTTACGACGCTTTCGGGCAGCGGCAGATCGCTACGATGTACACGCAGGTCAGCCAGTACCACGTCGTGATGGAGCTTGCGCCGCAGTTCGCCTTGTCACCCGAGTCGCTGTCGCACCTCTATGTCAAGTCTTCCACCAGCGGCAAGCTTGTTCCACTTAGCGTGCTTGGATCGTTGAAGACGGGTGTTCTGCCGGTCTCCATAAATCACCAGGGGTCCATCCCGGCAACGACGATCTCTTTCAACCTGAGGCCGGGCAGCGCCCTCAGCGATGCTGTGACGGCTATCAAGGCGGCGGAGACGGGCGCGGGCATGCCGGCCACCGTCATCGGCACCTTCCAAGGGACGGCGCAGGCATTCCAGGATTCGCTGCGAAGCCAGCCCTGGCTCATTCTGGCTGCCATCGTTGCGGTCTATATCGTGCTGGGTGTTCTCTATGAAAGCGCTGTTCATCCGCTGACGATCATCTCCACGCTGCCATCCGCGGGACTTGGAGCCTTGCTGGCCCTGAAACTGGCCAATCTGGACCTGTCCATCATGGGGATGATCGGCATCATTCTTTTGATCGGCATCGTCAAAAAGAATGCGATCATGATGATCGACTTTGCGCTTGTTGCCGAACGAACGCAGAAGCTGGCGCCGCAAGATGCGATACGACAGGCCTGTATGCTGCGGTTCCGGCCCATCATGATGACGACGCTTGCTGCATTGTTCGGGGCCGTTCCACTGGCATTGGGAACCGGGCCTGGATCCGAATTGCGCGTTCCCCTCGGCATTGCGATCGTCGGTGGCCTGGTCGTCTCGCAAGCACTGACGCTGTTTACGACACCGGTCATCTATCTGGCATTCGATTGGCTGCGGGGACACCGCTCAAAACAGCCGTCGCATTTGCAGGTCGTGCTCTCCGCAAAGCAACGATAG
- a CDS encoding response regulator transcription factor, with the protein MRLLVVEDDDRSAAYLKRGLSESGHVVDVAGDGEFGLALAMELIYDGLVVDRLLPKLDGIELVRRLREMKVNVPVIMVSALASSMDRVEGLRAGCDDYLAKPFFFSELLARIEAITKHFVADGYENTLVVGDLSLDLRRRIARRKERIIDLQFREFLLLQALMRNAGSVVTRAMLLEAAWDYDFDPRGNIVDMHVHRLRKKIDMGATTSMIITVPGAGYLIKP; encoded by the coding sequence ATGCGCCTGCTGGTAGTTGAAGATGATGACCGAAGTGCGGCCTATCTGAAGCGAGGCCTCTCCGAATCCGGGCATGTCGTTGATGTCGCAGGCGATGGTGAATTCGGCCTTGCACTTGCAATGGAGCTGATCTACGACGGCCTGGTGGTGGATCGGCTTCTGCCCAAGCTTGACGGCATCGAGCTCGTCAGGCGCCTTCGCGAGATGAAGGTCAATGTGCCGGTGATCATGGTGAGCGCGCTGGCGAGCTCGATGGATCGTGTGGAGGGGTTGCGTGCCGGCTGCGACGACTACCTCGCCAAGCCCTTCTTCTTCTCCGAACTCCTTGCCCGCATCGAGGCCATTACGAAGCACTTCGTAGCGGATGGCTACGAGAACACGCTGGTCGTGGGCGATTTGTCGCTCGATCTTCGGCGGCGAATTGCGCGCAGGAAGGAACGCATCATTGATCTGCAGTTCAGGGAATTCCTCCTTCTGCAGGCTCTTATGCGCAACGCAGGTTCCGTCGTAACCCGTGCGATGCTGCTTGAGGCCGCGTGGGACTACGACTTCGATCCCCGAGGTAATATCGTCGACATGCATGTCCATCGTTTGCGCAAGAAGATCGACATGGGCGCAACGACAAGCATGATTATCACGGTTCCAGGCGCCGGGTATCTCATCAAGCCATAA
- a CDS encoding benzaldehyde dehydrogenase, with translation MNIQIHSFIDAERWTGRAFFGGWDRTEAGTINVIDPANGTVLTSVGLGGPADIARAAGEARAAQKAWAKMLGAERARILNKAAELLEANGKELAQWIMKESGSIHQKAMIEIEHGALFIRHAATLATAPSGVFLPGMDDRENYARRVPHGVVGVISPFNFPLVLSVRSIAAALAVGNAVVHKPDPRTPISGGIIIARIFEEAGLPAGILHIVPGGADAGEALCSDPNVAMISFTGSARGGAKVGEIAGKNLKRVQLELGGKNALIILDDADPDVAASNAAWGAFLHQGQICMATGLILVDETIERAVTERLVAKAAQLPVGDPSSYQVALGPIISDAQVMAIQAIVDDAVTKGARLLAGGSGKGRFYPATVLSGVKPGMLAFEEEIFGPVACIVSFRSDEEAIALANRSDYGLAAGVISADIGRAMAVGQELEVGQLHINDQTVNGGPYAPFGGRGKSGNGTRVGGPADIEEFTQWQWVSIKNAATPYPF, from the coding sequence GTCATTGATCCCGCCAACGGAACGGTTCTCACCTCCGTCGGGCTTGGTGGGCCAGCAGACATCGCCCGTGCCGCTGGCGAGGCACGCGCTGCCCAGAAGGCCTGGGCAAAGATGCTTGGCGCGGAGCGTGCGCGCATCCTCAACAAGGCCGCGGAATTGCTGGAGGCAAACGGTAAGGAACTCGCCCAGTGGATCATGAAGGAGTCCGGCTCGATCCATCAGAAGGCGATGATTGAGATCGAGCACGGAGCGCTTTTCATTCGCCATGCGGCAACACTCGCCACGGCTCCCTCCGGCGTGTTCCTTCCCGGCATGGATGATCGTGAAAACTATGCCCGACGTGTGCCGCATGGCGTCGTCGGCGTCATCTCGCCGTTCAATTTTCCGCTCGTTCTCTCGGTTCGTTCCATTGCCGCCGCGCTGGCGGTCGGCAATGCGGTGGTGCACAAGCCCGATCCGCGCACGCCGATCTCCGGCGGCATCATCATTGCCCGTATTTTCGAGGAGGCCGGCTTGCCGGCGGGCATTCTGCATATCGTGCCCGGCGGCGCAGATGCCGGCGAAGCTCTCTGCAGCGATCCGAACGTGGCGATGATCTCTTTCACGGGCTCCGCCCGCGGCGGTGCCAAGGTTGGCGAGATAGCCGGCAAGAACCTGAAGCGTGTTCAGCTCGAACTTGGCGGCAAGAACGCGCTAATCATTCTTGATGATGCCGATCCTGACGTCGCGGCCTCCAATGCCGCCTGGGGCGCGTTCCTTCACCAGGGTCAGATTTGCATGGCAACCGGCCTGATTCTCGTTGACGAGACGATCGAACGGGCGGTGACTGAGCGGCTGGTCGCAAAGGCCGCGCAGCTGCCAGTTGGCGATCCCTCGAGCTACCAGGTGGCGCTCGGGCCGATCATTTCGGATGCCCAGGTGATGGCGATCCAGGCGATCGTCGACGACGCTGTGACAAAAGGCGCCCGATTGCTCGCCGGCGGTAGCGGAAAGGGGCGCTTCTATCCCGCAACCGTGCTCTCTGGCGTGAAGCCCGGCATGCTCGCCTTCGAGGAGGAGATCTTCGGCCCTGTCGCCTGTATCGTCTCTTTCCGCAGTGACGAAGAGGCGATAGCGCTTGCCAACCGATCCGACTACGGCCTCGCCGCCGGGGTCATTTCCGCCGATATCGGCCGGGCGATGGCAGTCGGACAAGAGCTTGAGGTTGGCCAACTGCACATCAACGACCAGACGGTCAATGGCGGGCCATATGCCCCCTTCGGCGGACGCGGCAAATCGGGTAACGGCACGCGGGTGGGTGGCCCGGCGGACATCGAAGAATTCACCCAATGGCAGTGGGTTTCGATCAAGAACGCCGCAACACCCTATCCGTTCTGA
- a CDS encoding ATP-binding protein, with product MRPIELFRTSGFRLALAFLLVFGAAASALFLFVDWQMQDFLDQRSDEWLRREMQSLQNLPTDAVVSRLSARSRDLTNTERPFSLFDRDGKLVAGIPLTYPEGSVVDAPFDFVDHSTPRKYHYRGLLHRRADGSSILVAQSLHEQREFRERLENATLFAALTTAILGLAGAIAVGFGAVRRLDAMSGAAAQIMKGDLKQRLPTGRAGGDIDRLAKVVNEMLDEIERLMQEVKGVCDNIAHDMRTPLTRLLGSLERARRRATSIDEYHGYIDEALDEIRGILKTFGALLRISEVEDGLRRSGFVDIDLKEIARDAVDFFEPAADECAVTLAYMSSTEQPAIISGDPSLIFEAIANLIDNAIKFTPPGGSATVRVEGTERGVAVTVEDTGIGIRAEEADAVLRRFYKAEKSRHAPGNGLGLSLVSAIARLHGMRLEITTPNIGTHVRLAT from the coding sequence ATGCGGCCAATTGAACTTTTCAGGACGAGCGGCTTCCGCTTGGCGCTTGCCTTCCTGCTCGTGTTCGGCGCGGCAGCAAGTGCTTTGTTTCTGTTCGTCGATTGGCAGATGCAGGACTTTCTCGACCAGCGAAGCGACGAATGGCTGAGGCGCGAGATGCAATCGCTTCAGAACCTGCCGACGGACGCGGTCGTTTCACGCCTATCCGCCCGAAGCCGAGATTTGACGAACACCGAGCGCCCCTTTTCGCTTTTCGATCGGGATGGCAAGCTCGTGGCGGGAATCCCGCTCACCTATCCCGAAGGATCCGTTGTCGACGCTCCCTTCGATTTCGTCGACCACAGCACCCCAAGGAAATATCACTATAGAGGGTTGCTGCATCGGCGCGCCGATGGCTCCTCCATCCTTGTCGCACAAAGTCTGCATGAGCAGCGCGAATTTCGCGAGCGTCTCGAAAATGCGACGTTGTTCGCGGCGCTGACAACAGCGATATTGGGACTTGCGGGCGCAATCGCCGTCGGCTTCGGCGCGGTTCGTCGGCTGGACGCCATGTCTGGCGCCGCAGCGCAAATCATGAAGGGAGATCTCAAACAGCGACTGCCGACAGGCCGCGCCGGCGGCGACATCGATCGCCTCGCCAAAGTGGTCAATGAAATGCTCGACGAAATCGAGCGCCTGATGCAGGAAGTCAAGGGCGTTTGCGACAATATCGCCCACGATATGCGTACGCCGCTCACCCGCCTGCTGGGCAGCCTTGAGCGCGCGCGCCGGCGCGCGACCAGTATCGATGAATATCACGGCTATATCGACGAAGCGCTCGACGAGATACGCGGCATTCTCAAGACGTTTGGCGCACTTCTGCGTATCTCGGAAGTGGAGGATGGCCTGCGGAGATCAGGCTTCGTCGATATCGATTTGAAGGAGATCGCACGCGATGCCGTCGATTTCTTCGAGCCCGCAGCCGATGAATGCGCGGTCACTCTTGCCTATATGTCGAGCACGGAGCAGCCAGCGATCATCTCAGGCGACCCGAGCCTGATCTTCGAAGCGATCGCCAATCTGATTGACAACGCGATCAAGTTTACGCCGCCGGGAGGGAGCGCAACCGTCCGCGTCGAAGGCACAGAGCGCGGAGTGGCTGTGACCGTCGAGGATACCGGCATAGGGATCCGCGCAGAAGAGGCCGACGCCGTGCTTCGCCGCTTCTATAAGGCCGAGAAAAGCCGACATGCCCCCGGCAATGGTTTGGGATTGAGCCTGGTTTCAGCGATCGCAAGGCTGCATGGCATGCGCCTCGAAATCACGACACCAAATATTGGCACCCACGTTCGGCTCGCAACCTAA
- a CDS encoding coniferyl-alcohol dehydrogenase: protein MNFHGKTIVVTGASSGIGGEVARLARFHGAHVIGLDRNDPMLTLDGFIKADLSDPSAIDIAVRSLPGQVDALINAAGVPGTADRALVAKVNYLGLRHLTEVLVARMPKGASIVNFASILGAEWPKRVEAHHALAATKNFAEGLAWLNDNPVAQETCYQYFKEALIVWTRARSSDLFMRYDIRMNSVAPGPVFTPILGDFVTMLGEERVQRDAGLMKRPAFADEIAGPTLFLCSDAARWVVGVNLAVDGGLAATAL from the coding sequence ATGAACTTTCACGGAAAAACAATCGTCGTCACCGGCGCGTCCTCCGGCATTGGGGGCGAAGTCGCTCGCCTGGCACGCTTTCATGGCGCACATGTTATCGGTCTTGATCGGAACGATCCGATGCTGACGCTTGACGGCTTCATCAAGGCCGACCTGAGTGATCCCTCCGCAATCGACATAGCCGTGCGCTCACTGCCCGGGCAGGTCGACGCGCTGATCAATGCGGCGGGCGTGCCCGGAACCGCCGATCGGGCTCTCGTCGCGAAAGTCAATTACCTCGGGCTTCGCCACCTCACCGAAGTGCTGGTGGCGCGGATGCCCAAGGGGGCATCGATCGTCAATTTTGCCTCCATTCTTGGCGCTGAGTGGCCCAAACGTGTCGAGGCTCATCATGCGCTCGCCGCGACGAAGAACTTCGCCGAGGGACTGGCCTGGCTAAACGACAACCCGGTCGCACAAGAGACTTGCTATCAGTATTTCAAGGAGGCGCTGATTGTCTGGACGCGCGCGCGTAGCTCCGATCTGTTCATGCGGTACGACATCCGCATGAATTCGGTGGCACCGGGGCCGGTCTTCACTCCGATCCTTGGCGATTTCGTCACCATGCTGGGCGAAGAACGGGTGCAGCGAGACGCGGGCCTGATGAAGCGCCCTGCCTTTGCTGACGAGATTGCCGGACCCACCCTATTCCTCTGCTCGGATGCCGCTCGCTGGGTGGTCGGCGTCAACCTGGCAGTCGATGGCGGCCTGGCGGCGACCGCTCTCTGA